One genomic segment of Mycolicibacterium psychrotolerans includes these proteins:
- a CDS encoding cytidine deaminase has protein sequence MTELDAEDAKLVVLARGAMGRADAASGAAVRDADGRTYAGAPVALAALELTALQAAVAAAVSSGATGLEAAVLVGGAADDPGVAAVRELSADAAVIVTDRAGNPR, from the coding sequence ATGACCGAACTCGACGCGGAGGACGCCAAACTCGTCGTGCTGGCGCGCGGTGCGATGGGTCGCGCCGACGCCGCCAGCGGCGCCGCGGTGCGCGACGCCGACGGCCGCACCTATGCCGGGGCGCCGGTGGCGCTGGCCGCGCTGGAGCTGACTGCGCTGCAGGCCGCCGTCGCGGCCGCGGTGTCCAGCGGCGCGACAGGCCTGGAGGCCGCCGTGCTCGTCGGCGGCGCGGCCGACGACCCGGGCGTCGCCGCGGTGCGCGAGCTGTCGGCCGATGCGGCCGTCATCGTCACCGACAGGGCCGGGAATCCCCGATGA
- the era gene encoding GTPase Era, with product MSVEFRSGFACFVGRPNTGKSTLTNALVGAKVAITSNRPQTTRHTIRGIVHRDTFQIVLVDTPGLHRPRTLLGQRLNDLVKGTYSEVDVIGLCIPADEKIGPGDRWIYEQIRAIAPRTTLVAIVTKIDKVSKDAVAQQLMAVSELVGPDTEIVPVSATSGTQLDVLTDVIVAQLPPGPAFYPDGELTDEPEEVLMAELIREAALEGVRDELPHSLAVVIDEVEAREGRDDLIDVRAILYVERDSQKGIVIGKGGARLREVGTAARTQIEKLLGTKVYLDLRVKIAKNWQRDPKQLGRLGF from the coding sequence ATGAGCGTCGAATTCCGTTCGGGTTTCGCCTGTTTCGTCGGCCGGCCCAACACCGGCAAGTCCACGCTGACCAATGCGCTGGTCGGCGCCAAGGTCGCCATCACGTCCAACCGCCCGCAGACCACCCGGCACACGATCCGCGGCATCGTGCACCGCGACACCTTCCAGATCGTTCTGGTCGACACCCCGGGCCTGCACCGGCCCCGAACCCTGCTCGGGCAGCGGCTCAACGATCTGGTCAAGGGCACCTACTCCGAGGTCGACGTGATCGGGCTGTGTATCCCCGCCGACGAGAAGATCGGTCCCGGCGACCGCTGGATCTACGAACAGATCCGCGCCATCGCGCCGAGGACCACCCTCGTCGCGATCGTCACGAAGATCGACAAGGTGTCCAAAGACGCTGTCGCGCAACAACTCATGGCGGTCAGCGAGCTCGTCGGGCCCGACACCGAGATCGTGCCCGTGTCGGCGACTTCGGGCACCCAGCTCGACGTCCTCACCGACGTGATCGTCGCGCAGCTGCCGCCCGGCCCGGCGTTCTACCCCGACGGGGAACTCACAGACGAACCCGAAGAGGTTCTGATGGCCGAGCTGATACGCGAGGCCGCGCTCGAAGGCGTGCGCGACGAGCTGCCGCACTCGCTGGCGGTGGTGATCGACGAGGTCGAAGCTCGCGAGGGCCGCGATGATCTGATCGATGTCCGCGCCATCCTCTACGTCGAACGCGATTCGCAGAAGGGCATCGTGATCGGCAAGGGCGGCGCCCGGCTGCGCGAGGTGGGCACCGCGGCGCGCACTCAGATCGAGAAGCTGCTCGGCACCAAGGTCTACCTCGACCTGCGCGTGAAGATCGCGAAGAACTGGCAGCGCGATCCCAAGCAGCTGGGCCGGCTGGGTTTCTGA
- a CDS encoding PhoH family protein, which produces MTPRETNAGSDDDFGRSTSRIDVPPDLVVGLLGRSDENLRALETLLSADIHARGNAVTLSGEPADVALAERAISELIEIVGSGQRLTPEAVRHSVAMLTGMQDGTVDESPAEVLTLDILSRRGKTIRPKTLNQKRYVDAIDNHTIVFGIGPAGTGKTYLAMAKAVSALQTKQVSRIILTRPAVEAGERLGFLPGTLSEKIDPYLRPLYDALHDMMDPELIPKLMSAGVIEVAPLAYMRGRTISDAFIILDEAQNTTAEQMKMFLTRLGFNSKIVVTGDITQVDLPGGAPSGLNAATRILAGIDDIHFAELTSADVVRHRLVSEIVDAYARAEEPSLMNRAQRRASGTGNRSRR; this is translated from the coding sequence GTGACGCCCCGCGAGACGAACGCAGGCTCGGACGACGACTTCGGTCGAAGCACCAGCCGAATCGACGTGCCGCCCGACCTGGTCGTGGGCCTGCTTGGCCGCTCCGACGAGAATCTGCGGGCGCTGGAGACTCTGCTCTCCGCTGACATCCACGCCCGCGGCAACGCCGTGACCCTCTCCGGCGAGCCGGCCGACGTCGCGCTGGCCGAGCGGGCGATCTCCGAGCTGATCGAGATCGTGGGCAGCGGCCAGCGGCTGACGCCCGAGGCCGTGCGCCACAGCGTCGCGATGCTCACCGGGATGCAGGACGGCACGGTGGACGAGTCGCCGGCCGAGGTGCTGACGCTCGACATCCTGAGCCGGCGCGGCAAGACGATCCGGCCCAAGACGCTCAACCAGAAGCGCTACGTGGACGCGATCGACAACCACACCATCGTGTTCGGCATCGGCCCCGCCGGCACCGGCAAGACGTATCTGGCCATGGCCAAAGCCGTCAGCGCGCTGCAGACCAAGCAGGTCAGCCGCATCATCCTGACCCGGCCCGCCGTGGAAGCCGGTGAGCGCCTGGGCTTTTTGCCCGGCACGCTGAGCGAGAAGATCGACCCGTACCTGCGACCGCTGTACGACGCCCTGCACGACATGATGGACCCCGAGCTGATCCCGAAGCTGATGAGCGCCGGTGTCATCGAGGTGGCGCCGCTGGCCTATATGCGCGGCCGCACGATCTCGGATGCGTTCATCATCCTCGACGAGGCGCAGAACACCACCGCCGAGCAGATGAAGATGTTCCTCACCCGGCTCGGATTCAACTCCAAAATCGTTGTCACCGGCGACATCACGCAGGTCGATCTGCCCGGCGGGGCACCCTCGGGTCTCAACGCCGCGACGCGCATCCTCGCCGGCATCGACGACATCCACTTCGCCGAACTCACCAGTGCCGACGTGGTCCGGCACCGGCTGGTGTCCGAGATCGTGGACGCCTACGCCAGGGCCGAGGAGCCGAGCCTGATGAACCGGGCCCAGCGACGCGCGTCGGGCACCGGGAACCGGTCGAGGCGGTAA
- a CDS encoding pyridoxamine 5'-phosphate oxidase family protein has protein sequence MNPDDSVVTDVLRRAMVARIATVSRSGRPHVNPLYFVCGAGKIYLGTTDRTLAARNVRADPRVTVLFDIEGDPADRRIVRIRGDAIVRTDAKMIRWYIPRDLRKYILSRRGMADTLEHARLLPIVARFVSSGEKGKACVLVVRPLDAEVITQR, from the coding sequence ATGAATCCTGACGATTCGGTGGTCACCGACGTCCTTCGCCGTGCGATGGTCGCGCGTATCGCGACCGTCTCCCGCTCTGGGCGACCGCACGTAAATCCGCTCTACTTCGTGTGCGGGGCAGGAAAAATCTACCTCGGCACGACGGACCGAACTCTGGCCGCGCGAAACGTCAGGGCCGACCCGCGGGTGACGGTGCTGTTCGACATCGAGGGCGATCCGGCCGATCGGAGGATCGTGAGGATCCGCGGCGATGCCATCGTCAGGACCGACGCCAAGATGATCCGCTGGTACATACCGCGCGATCTGCGGAAGTACATCCTCAGCCGCCGGGGGATGGCCGACACCCTCGAACACGCTCGACTCCTGCCGATAGTCGCTCGCTTTGTCTCATCGGGGGAGAAGGGCAAGGCGTGTGTGCTCGTAGTCCGACCGCTGGACGCGGAAGTCATCACTCAGCGGTGA
- the ybeY gene encoding rRNA maturation RNase YbeY: protein MTIEVSNESGIDVSESELVSVARFVIRKMDVNPAAELSMVLLDSAAMADLHMRWMDLPGPTDVMSFPMDELEPGGRPDAPEPGPEMLGDIVLCPEFAAGQAADAGHTLGQELALLTVHGVLHLLGYDHAEPDEEREMFALQRQLLEEWVAEQVEAYHQDRQNEKDRRLLDKSRYFDDLNHGDDLNHGDDLNHGDTP from the coding sequence ATGACCATAGAGGTGTCCAACGAGTCGGGCATCGACGTCTCCGAGTCCGAACTCGTCAGCGTCGCGCGCTTCGTGATCCGGAAGATGGACGTCAACCCCGCCGCCGAGCTGTCCATGGTGCTGCTCGACTCCGCGGCGATGGCCGATCTGCACATGCGCTGGATGGATCTGCCCGGCCCCACCGACGTGATGAGCTTTCCGATGGACGAGCTCGAGCCCGGCGGGCGGCCCGACGCCCCCGAGCCGGGCCCGGAGATGCTCGGCGACATCGTGCTGTGTCCCGAGTTCGCCGCCGGCCAGGCCGCCGATGCCGGCCACACCCTCGGTCAGGAACTGGCGTTGCTGACCGTCCACGGTGTGCTGCATCTGCTGGGGTACGACCACGCCGAACCCGACGAGGAGAGAGAGATGTTCGCGCTGCAGCGGCAGCTGCTCGAGGAGTGGGTGGCCGAGCAGGTCGAGGCCTACCACCAGGACCGGCAGAACGAGAAGGACCGTCGGCTGCTGGACAAGTCCCGATACTTCGATGATCTGAACCACGGCGATGATCTGAACCACGGCGATGATCTGAACCACGGCGACACTCCGTGA
- a CDS encoding hemolysin family protein, with translation MTGLGQLIGAIFLIGFAGLFAAIDAAISTVSIARVEELVRDERPGAVRLAQVMVDRPRYINLVVLLRIACEVSATVLLAAYLDDYLGVSGGLMTAAAIMTVISFVAIGVGPRTVGRQNAYTIALVSALPLQGISVVLVPVSRLLVLIGNALTPGRGFRNGPFASEIELREVVDLAQQRGVVADDERRMIQSVFELGDTPAREVMVPRTEMVWIESDKTAGQATSLAVRSGHSRIPVIGENVDDVVGVVYLKDLVQRTYYSTTGGRDTKVSDVMRKPAFVPDSKPLDALLREMQLDRVHMVLLVDEYGAIAGLVTIEDVLEEIVGEIADEYDTDEVAPVEELGDRQYRVSARLPIEDLRELYDLELDEDLDVDTVGGLLALELGRVPLPGAEITWDGLMLRAEGGPDPRGRVRVGTVLVSPTEPESVPDGDGQEGRE, from the coding sequence GTGACCGGGCTCGGACAGCTGATCGGCGCGATCTTCCTGATCGGCTTCGCCGGCCTCTTCGCCGCGATCGACGCCGCCATCAGCACCGTGTCGATCGCCCGGGTCGAGGAGCTGGTGCGCGACGAGCGCCCCGGCGCCGTCCGGCTGGCGCAGGTGATGGTCGACCGGCCGAGATACATCAATCTCGTTGTGCTGCTGCGTATTGCGTGCGAAGTCAGCGCGACGGTGCTGCTCGCGGCCTATCTCGACGACTACCTCGGTGTCAGCGGCGGCCTGATGACGGCCGCGGCGATCATGACGGTGATCAGCTTCGTGGCCATCGGCGTCGGTCCGCGCACGGTGGGCCGGCAGAACGCGTACACGATCGCGTTGGTGTCGGCGCTTCCGCTGCAGGGCATCTCGGTGGTGCTCGTCCCGGTCAGCCGGCTGCTGGTGCTCATCGGTAACGCGCTGACGCCCGGCCGCGGTTTCCGCAACGGACCGTTCGCCTCGGAGATCGAACTGCGCGAGGTCGTCGACCTGGCCCAGCAGCGCGGCGTGGTGGCCGACGACGAACGCAGGATGATCCAGTCGGTGTTCGAGCTCGGCGACACCCCGGCCCGCGAGGTGATGGTGCCGCGCACCGAGATGGTGTGGATCGAAAGTGACAAGACAGCGGGTCAAGCGACGTCTTTGGCGGTGCGCAGCGGGCATTCCCGCATCCCGGTGATCGGGGAGAACGTCGACGACGTCGTCGGCGTGGTCTACCTCAAGGACCTCGTGCAGCGCACCTACTACTCGACGACCGGCGGCCGGGACACCAAGGTGTCCGACGTGATGCGCAAACCGGCGTTCGTGCCCGACTCCAAGCCGCTGGACGCGCTGCTGCGCGAGATGCAGCTCGACCGTGTCCACATGGTGCTGCTGGTCGACGAGTACGGCGCGATCGCCGGGCTGGTGACCATCGAGGACGTGCTCGAGGAGATCGTCGGCGAGATCGCCGACGAGTACGACACCGACGAGGTCGCGCCGGTCGAGGAGCTGGGCGACCGGCAGTACCGGGTGTCGGCGCGACTGCCCATCGAGGATCTGCGCGAGCTCTACGACCTGGAGTTGGACGAGGACCTCGACGTCGACACGGTCGGTGGCCTGCTCGCCCTCGAGCTGGGCCGGGTGCCGCTGCCTGGTGCCGAGATCACGTGGGACGGGCTGATGTTGCGCGCCGAGGGCGGACCCGATCCCCGCGGGCGCGTCCGCGTCGGCACCGTGCTGGTCAGCCCCACCGAACCCGAATCCGTGCCGGACGGCGACGGACAGGAGGGACGGGAATGA